A stretch of Faecalibacterium duncaniae DNA encodes these proteins:
- a CDS encoding ROK family protein, producing MKQYLLIDIGGTFIKYSLADEQARKISGGKVPTPLTNMDDLLAAIEGFAAPLQGQFVGCAISMPGRIDTRNGIAHTGGMLSAFMWEQPFAAQVEARLGVPVTIANDGKCAAAAEGWTGALAGVENGLVLVLGTGIGGGIILNGKVLMGAHAAAGEVSGLVSDISKMTDDDFKLTSVERYSEAPLWAGMASASGLIFEYARQKHLPTGSPMPTGEEIFAAYNAGEPEAQKALKIFARRVAVGILSLQNVLDVEKVAIGGGISAAEALLPAIQAELDWLFERCTVMPTVKPELVRCRYGNDANLIGALKLFFEQNPA from the coding sequence ATGAAACAGTATCTTTTGATCGACATCGGCGGAACCTTCATCAAGTACAGCCTGGCCGATGAACAGGCCCGGAAAATCTCTGGTGGAAAGGTTCCGACACCGCTGACGAATATGGATGACCTTCTGGCGGCCATCGAGGGCTTTGCCGCTCCCCTTCAGGGACAGTTCGTGGGCTGCGCCATCTCTATGCCGGGCCGCATCGATACCAGAAACGGCATCGCCCATACCGGTGGAATGCTCAGTGCCTTTATGTGGGAGCAGCCCTTTGCTGCGCAGGTAGAGGCACGGCTGGGCGTGCCGGTGACCATCGCCAACGATGGCAAGTGTGCCGCAGCAGCGGAGGGTTGGACCGGTGCACTGGCCGGTGTGGAGAATGGCCTTGTGCTGGTGCTGGGCACCGGCATCGGCGGCGGTATCATCCTGAACGGGAAGGTGCTGATGGGCGCTCACGCTGCCGCAGGCGAGGTTAGCGGCCTTGTCTCGGATATTTCAAAGATGACCGACGATGATTTCAAACTGACCTCGGTAGAGCGGTATTCCGAAGCACCCCTCTGGGCGGGAATGGCCTCGGCAAGTGGCCTGATCTTCGAGTATGCCCGGCAGAAGCATCTGCCGACGGGCAGCCCCATGCCCACCGGGGAAGAAATCTTTGCGGCTTACAATGCCGGGGAGCCGGAAGCGCAGAAGGCTCTCAAGATCTTTGCCCGGCGGGTGGCCGTTGGCATCCTGAGCCTGCAGAATGTGCTGGATGTGGAAAAGGTGGCCATCGGCGGCGGTATCAGCGCAGCGGAGGCTCTGCTGCCTGCGATTCAGGCCGAGTTGGATTGGCTGTTTGAGCGCTGCACAGTCATGCCGACGGTCAAGCCGGAGCTGGTGCGCTGCCGCTATGGCAACGATGCCAACCTGATCGGTGCCCTGAAGCTGTTCTTTGAACAGAACCCCGCCTGA